A portion of the Paenibacillus sp. PvR098 genome contains these proteins:
- a CDS encoding ABC transporter substrate-binding protein → MGNKKMLSIFLLIVMVFVTVLSGCGTKTTTSIPEATSGGQEDKSKPDKLTPISVAIVSNTTSFLPLYVAEKKGMFEKYNLEVDLRKIEGGVLALRGLQAGDFQFIASLAESIMTSVNEGANMKIIGSLSDQTLYSVFVSPEINTIEDLRGKAAAVLQPGNGVDIIMRWWLKENGLEPDQDIRMISAGGTPSRLAALRNGQVQVTVLQPPNDINGEQAGMKRFVNLSDELQNYNHTVISSSGTVIQKQPEVARAFMAATADAIAFIKDPVNSKEAIQIAIDSMGMDQEIATKSLDFVKDSFPDQAKINVEGIKWAINAVKETGSIKNDLPVEKVIDERFYMTN, encoded by the coding sequence GTGGGAAATAAAAAGATGTTATCCATTTTTTTGTTAATCGTAATGGTATTTGTAACGGTTTTATCAGGTTGCGGCACGAAAACGACAACTTCTATCCCAGAAGCAACCAGCGGTGGACAAGAGGACAAATCTAAACCTGACAAACTTACTCCAATAAGCGTAGCCATCGTTTCCAACACTACTAGTTTTTTACCTTTATATGTAGCTGAAAAAAAAGGAATGTTTGAAAAGTATAACCTTGAAGTGGACCTACGAAAAATTGAAGGAGGAGTCCTTGCTTTGCGCGGTTTGCAAGCCGGCGATTTTCAATTTATTGCCAGTTTAGCCGAGTCCATCATGACATCAGTAAATGAAGGCGCAAATATGAAAATTATCGGTTCCTTAAGCGATCAGACATTATATTCCGTATTCGTATCCCCCGAAATCAATACAATAGAAGACCTCAGGGGGAAAGCAGCAGCTGTTTTACAACCAGGTAATGGAGTGGATATTATTATGCGTTGGTGGTTAAAGGAAAATGGACTTGAACCGGATCAAGATATTCGAATGATCTCAGCAGGAGGAACACCTTCCCGTCTTGCCGCGCTGAGAAACGGGCAAGTTCAAGTGACTGTTCTCCAACCCCCCAATGATATCAACGGTGAACAAGCCGGAATGAAACGTTTTGTAAACTTAAGTGATGAACTGCAGAATTATAATCACACTGTAATCTCCTCCAGCGGAACAGTAATCCAAAAACAGCCGGAAGTCGCCCGCGCGTTTATGGCCGCTACAGCCGATGCTATCGCGTTTATAAAGGATCCAGTCAATAGTAAGGAAGCAATACAAATTGCTATCGATTCTATGGGAATGGATCAAGAAATTGCAACGAAATCGCTGGATTTTGTAAAAGACTCCTTTCCGGACCAAGCGAAAATTAATGTTGAAGGCATAAAATGGGCAATCAATGCCGTGAAGGAAACCGGATCAATTAAAAATGATCTGCCAGTAGAAAAAGTGATCGATGAAAGATTTTATATGACAAATTAA
- a CDS encoding OFA family MFS transporter — protein MRKVKNRWLIATSAVGIHISIGSVYAWSNFTNPLIQQFGWTTSQVQLTFSLAILFLGLSAAFMGHFVEKHGPRKAGLVAAIFFGVGTFGSGFAVNMESLSLLYLCYGVLGGIGLGVGYIAPVSTLVKWFPDRRGLATGLAIMGFGFAAAISSPIMNSFIQTMGVANTFYILGAAYFLVMTVSSLYLERPPENWMPAGFEQKVKASKSRYTDLSQLTANEAIKTSRFYYLWIMLFINITCGIAILSAAKPLAQESIGLTAAEAATLVGILGLFNGLGRIGWASISDYIGRPNTYTTFFVLQIILFALLPHTTGALMFQIMLAVIYTCYGGGFAAIPAFIGDLFGTKQLGAIHGYILTAWAAAGLAGPMFAAWMKDTTGSYASSLTFFVGLFVVAFIVSLLIRKDIRRLREQAGLIQERQAS, from the coding sequence CGGATCAGTTTATGCTTGGAGCAATTTTACCAACCCGCTGATTCAACAGTTTGGCTGGACAACTAGTCAAGTACAGCTTACGTTTAGTTTAGCGATTCTGTTTCTAGGGTTGTCTGCGGCTTTTATGGGTCACTTTGTGGAAAAACACGGTCCACGTAAGGCTGGTTTGGTTGCCGCAATCTTTTTCGGCGTGGGGACTTTCGGCTCCGGATTTGCGGTGAACATGGAATCGCTCAGCTTGTTGTACCTATGTTATGGCGTTCTCGGCGGTATTGGCCTGGGCGTTGGCTATATTGCGCCCGTGTCCACATTGGTCAAGTGGTTTCCGGATCGTCGCGGGTTGGCTACGGGTCTTGCGATTATGGGATTTGGATTTGCGGCCGCGATCAGTAGTCCGATTATGAATTCCTTCATCCAGACGATGGGTGTGGCAAATACGTTTTATATCTTGGGAGCTGCCTATTTTTTGGTCATGACGGTATCATCCTTGTACCTTGAAAGGCCACCTGAAAATTGGATGCCGGCAGGATTTGAGCAGAAAGTGAAGGCTTCAAAATCCCGATATACGGACCTCTCTCAGCTTACGGCGAATGAAGCGATCAAGACGTCCCGTTTTTATTACCTTTGGATCATGCTGTTTATTAACATAACGTGTGGAATTGCCATTCTTTCCGCAGCAAAGCCGCTTGCCCAGGAGAGCATTGGGCTGACCGCGGCGGAAGCAGCGACCCTAGTCGGGATTCTGGGTCTTTTTAATGGTTTAGGACGTATCGGTTGGGCAAGCATATCAGACTATATCGGACGTCCTAATACGTACACGACGTTCTTTGTACTGCAGATCATTCTGTTTGCTCTATTGCCGCATACGACAGGAGCTCTAATGTTCCAAATCATGCTGGCTGTAATATACACTTGCTATGGTGGAGGTTTTGCCGCAATCCCCGCGTTTATCGGTGATTTATTCGGAACCAAGCAGCTTGGAGCGATTCATGGTTACATATTAACCGCTTGGGCGGCGGCCGGATTGGCAGGTCCGATGTTTGCAGCATGGATGAAAGATACGACGGGAAGCTATGCCAGCAGCTTGACCTTCTTCGTAGGCTTATTCGTAGTAGCGTTCATCGTTTCTCTTTTAATTCGCAAAGACATCCGCAGATTGAGGGAACAAGCTGGATTGATACAAGAGAGACAGGCTTCTTAG
- a CDS encoding DRTGG domain-containing protein: MSLDNSELNTKHEQITKYIESLSVGTKLSVRKIAQELEVSEGTAYRAIKEAENTGLVSTKRRIGTIRVEKKEELQIDKLTFAEIVMVVEGVVLGGSAGIHKTLNKFVIGAMQLEAMLKYIEQGNLLIVGNRVQAHMCALSQGSGVLITGGFDTTPEVKKLADDLELPIIGSSYDTFTVAAMINRAIEDRLIKKQILIVEDIIRKDTPVYSLLPTNTVKDMEKLVEQTSHTRYPVVDEDRKPIGIITTKDIIGAKPNQPIGELMTLNPLVISTKTSVASAGHTMVWEGIELLPVIDSDRKMIGVISRKDVMKAMQYMQKQPQNAETFEVQISAGFEELRNAEGKLYFKGSVTPQMTNYEGMVSEGVLSTLMIRAAYRTVQEHKKGDLIIDSSSSYFLVALQIDDVIEIVPTIIELSRRFCKIDLEMTCNGVRVARSMVTARILQ; encoded by the coding sequence ATGAGCTTGGACAATTCTGAACTCAATACGAAGCATGAACAAATTACCAAATACATTGAGTCTTTAAGCGTAGGCACGAAGCTGTCCGTACGGAAAATCGCTCAAGAGCTGGAAGTAAGTGAAGGGACCGCGTACCGTGCTATTAAGGAGGCGGAAAACACCGGACTGGTCAGCACTAAAAGACGAATCGGCACCATCCGGGTGGAAAAAAAAGAAGAGCTTCAGATTGATAAACTCACCTTCGCGGAAATCGTCATGGTGGTGGAAGGCGTAGTGCTTGGCGGTTCTGCAGGGATACACAAGACGCTGAATAAATTTGTCATAGGCGCGATGCAGCTTGAAGCCATGCTGAAATATATTGAACAAGGCAATCTTCTTATTGTTGGAAACCGTGTACAAGCGCATATGTGCGCGTTAAGTCAAGGCTCCGGTGTATTAATCACTGGAGGATTTGATACAACCCCCGAGGTCAAGAAGCTTGCAGATGATTTGGAGCTTCCGATTATCGGGAGCAGCTACGATACGTTTACTGTTGCTGCCATGATTAACCGGGCCATTGAGGATCGATTAATCAAAAAACAAATTCTAATCGTGGAAGATATCATTCGAAAAGATACGCCGGTTTACTCCTTGCTGCCGACAAATACGGTAAAAGATATGGAAAAACTAGTTGAGCAAACGTCTCATACTCGCTATCCTGTTGTGGATGAAGATCGGAAGCCGATAGGAATCATAACGACAAAGGACATCATCGGGGCGAAGCCTAACCAGCCGATCGGAGAGTTAATGACGTTAAATCCGCTCGTGATTAGCACCAAAACATCCGTAGCTTCCGCAGGACATACGATGGTTTGGGAAGGCATAGAGCTGCTTCCGGTCATTGATTCGGATCGAAAAATGATCGGGGTTATCAGTCGTAAAGATGTTATGAAAGCGATGCAGTACATGCAAAAGCAGCCTCAAAATGCGGAAACTTTTGAAGTTCAAATCAGCGCGGGCTTTGAAGAGCTGAGGAACGCGGAAGGAAAGCTATACTTTAAAGGTTCCGTGACACCTCAAATGACCAATTATGAGGGGATGGTGTCGGAGGGAGTCCTATCTACCCTTATGATTCGAGCCGCGTACCGTACGGTACAGGAGCATAAAAAGGGTGACTTGATCATAGACAGCTCCTCCAGTTATTTTCTCGTGGCATTACAAATCGACGATGTGATCGAGATCGTTCCCACGATCATTGAATTAAGCCGAAGATTTTGCAAGATCGATTTGGAAATGACGTGCAATGGCGTTAGAGTGGCGAGATCCATGGTCACAGCACGTATATTACAATAA